Genomic segment of uncultured Desulfobacter sp.:
ACAATATCAAAGATTTTTTTGATATCGGCGAAAACGGCGTCTGCCATGCCCTGTTCCCTGAAAAAGGGTTCGTCCGTCCCGGGTTCACCATTATCATGGGTGACTCCCATACCTGTACCCACGGTGCATTTGGCGCATTTGGCGCAGGGGTTGGCACCACCGACCTTGAGGTGGGGATTTTAAAGGGCGTCTGCACCTTTAAACAGCCGGAAACATTTAAAATTGAAATCACCGGAACCCTTCGGCCCGGTGTTTATGCCAAGGATATTATCCTTGAGGTGATTCGCCAGATTACCGTGAACGGGGCCACCAACATGGTCATTGAGTTCACAGGCCCAGTGGTGGATGCCATGGGCATGGACCAGCGCATGACCCTGGCCAATATGGCCGTGGAAGCCGGTGCCACATCCGGTATCTGTCTGCCGGATATGACAACGGTGGAATATTTGTGGCCGTTTATTAAAGATGAGTTCAAGACCCCCGAAGACGCCCTGGCAGAATACTCCCAGTTCTGTTCCGATCCCGATGCCGTCTATGCCAAGACCAAGACCATTGATGTTACCACCCTTGAGCCCCTGGCAACCTTCGGGTTTAAACCGGACAATGTTAAACCCGTCTCCCAGATGACCGATACCCGGGTGGATCAGGTTTACATTGGTTCCTGCACCAACGGCCGTCTGGAGGACCTTCGTGAGGCGGCCGCCGAGGTGGCGGGTAAAAAGATTCATCCGGGTTTGAGAGCCATTGTATCTCCGGCCACGCCGGATATTTTTAAAGCGGCACTGGATGAAGGTCTGATAAAAACCTTCATGGATGCAGGCTTCTGCGTAACCAACCCCACCTGCGGTGCCTGCCTTGGCATGAGCAACGGGGTACTGGCCGAAGGCGAGGTCGCCGCGTCCACCACCAACAGAAACTTTAACGGACGCATGGGCAAAGGCGGCATGGTTCATCTGGTGAGTCCGGCCACAGCCGCAGCCACGGCCATCCATGGTGTGCTCACTCACTCTGACCGGTTTAAAAATTAGGGAGATATCATGAAAGATTTTCAAGGAAAAATGCTCTGCCTGGACCGGGCAGATATCAATACTGACGAAATTATTCCGGCCAAATATTTGACCGAAATTTCAAAATTCGCCTTAAAACCCCATTTGCTCGAAGATCTGGTGCTGGATGGCTTTAATGCGGCAACGGATCTTAACGATGTCCGGGTGATTGTCACCCGGAGCAATTTTGGCTGCGGCTCTTCGAGGGAGCATGCTCCCTGGGCTTTGGAAGAAAACGGCATCTACGTGGTGATTGCCCCGAGTTTTGCCCGGATTTTCAGGCAGAATATGTTCAATTGCGGCATGATGGCCATTGAATTGCCCGAAGATAAGATCCAGGCGTTGTTCGAGCTGGGTGCAGGCAAAACGGCTCAACTTAGTGTAGATGTTGCGAGCCAGACCCTTACCGCAACCGATGCCGGCAAAGAGTTGAAAATTGAATTTCCCATTTCGCAATTTGACAAAACCCTGGTGGAGACCGGGGGGTGGGTAGAGTTCGCAGATAAAAACTATTAATTAGCCTCTGAGCGAAAATTGTGTATTTAGACGCTTCATTCACGGCGCGACTACTTACACAAATATACTCGGATGCAGTACGCATAAAAACCTAACACTCACAACCGTAAAGTTGTGAGCGTTAGGTTTTTGCAGTAAGTGATGTTATTGGTTCCTGGAAATTTACGATGAAATTGCTCTGGGGACCAACTCATTGGAATGAACATACATAACATTGGGTCTCATTGACCTTGCAATCAAACAATAATGGGAATAAAATTATTTGCCAATTTGGGGATTGTAGAATAACATTTTGTGATGCGAACCGATAAAAGAACATATCAAAAATCGTTTATTCTTGACATGGATGGTGTCATCTATACAGGATCAAAACTTATTTCTAGTGCTGCGGATTTTGTGCATCGCCTCAAAAAAAAAGATTTCAAATTTCTTTTTTTGACCAATAATTCTTATCACACCCCCAAACAGCTCAAGAACCGCCTCTCTGAAATGGGAATCAATGTAACACAGGATCATTTTTATACGTCGGCCATGGCCACGGCAAGTTTTTTGTCTACCCAGAAGCCTGTGGACTGTTCGGCTTATGTGATTGGTGGACAGGGCGTTATAGAAGAATTTGGAAAACATAACATAAAAATTACGTCCGAAAATCCGGACTATGTGGTGCTTGGGGAAACCGAGGAGTATGATTACAAAAAAATTATTGAGGCGACCCATCTGATCCGGGAAGGTGCAAAATTTATTGCAACGAATTCGGATTTGACCGGACCAACCCTCCGGGGCCCGGTGCCTGCCTGCGGCGCTCTGGTGGCCCCCATCGAAAAGGTGACCGGCATCGCTCCCTATTTTCTTGGAAAACCCAATCCCACCATGATGTACTGGGCCCGGAAAAAAATGGGCGTCCATTCAGCCAATTGCTTTATGATCGGTGACAGAATGGATACCGATATTATCGGGGGCCTGGAATCGGGCATGACAACCTGTCTGGTTCTCACAGGCGTGACCTCCCGGAAGCGCATAAGCCGTTTCCCCTATCAGCCAGATTATGTGTTTAACAATTTGGGTGAAATTGATCCTGATGCGATATTATCTAAAAGGGACCGGGTGGAAACGGATTTGTGACGGGTTCGGGCCTCGTCAATGAGGGTCAACAGCTTATTTATCAGTGAATTTTGATCCCGTAACGTTTATTTCTTCCTGGACTTCACCTTTCCTGTTTTAACCACCATCCGGTGTGTCGTTTTCAGCCGCTTTTCCGCGTTTTTAATCAGGAGGTCAAAAGAACTGTGTGCCTCTTCACCCTGTTCCGTCTGCAGCTTGACATAGCTGCCGTCACTTTGCATCTCCCATGAATTGTGTCTGTCATTGAGCTGGATATCTATCATCTCCCGCAACAAGGCCTGCAGGCGTGGAGATTCAACGGGCGTACAGACCTCGACCCGGCTCTCAAGGTTTCGTTTCATCAGGTCGGCAGAAGATATGAAGTATTCTTCCTTGCCTCCATTGCGAAAGTAAAAAATCCTTGAATGTTCCAGAAACCGGCCGACAATGGAAATAACGCGAACATTCTCAGACAGTCCCGGAATACCTGGCCTTAGCCGACAGGAATCACGGACAATGAGATCGATGTGAACACCGGCCTGGGATGCTTTGTATAACGCTCTTGTGATATCTTTATCTTCGAGTGCATTTGTCTTTAATTGGATGAGTCCTGCCTCTCCTTCTCCCGTTAACTTGCTCTCCCGGCAGATTTTCTCTAACAGCTTTTTTTTCAAAATATTGGGGCAGGGTAACAGCTTCTTGAATTTACGCGCGACCGTGTATCCGGTGGTCAGATAATTAAACAATTCCGTCAGGTCCGAACCGATGGTTGAATCACAGGTAAACAGCCCAAGATCGCTGTACCCCCGGGCCGTGCCTGCATGATAGTTGCCGGTCCCTATATGGGCGTAGCGGTGCAATCCGTCAAAATCCTTGCGAATCACAAAGATCACTTTGGAGTGGGTTTTCAAGTCCACAACCCCGTAGGTCACATGGATACCCACTTCTTCTAAGGATCTTGCCCAGCGGATGTTGGCCGATTCGTCAAAACGCGCCTTTAATTCCACAACCACTGCCACCTGCTTACCGTTCTGGGCGGCATCAATCAGAAATTGGATGACTCTGGATTGCTTGGCTGTCCGATAAAGCGTCATTTTAATGGCCAGAACTTTGGAGTCCTGACTGGCTTCCTTTATAAACCGTTCCACCGACGTATCAAAGGATTCATAAGGGTGCTGCAGGAGTATGGAGCCTTTTTCCCTGATGATATGAAAAATATTGGGATCCTCTCCAAGCAATTCCGGATGATCAACGGGTTGATGAAGGGGAAAGTGCAAATCCTGCCGGTCAAGTTCGGCAATCTGCATCAGGTCTCTTTTGGCAATGATCCCCTCAACTTCAAACACATCCTTTTCGTCATCGATATTGAGCTCGGCAGCAAGCATGCCCCGCAGGGGCAGACTCATATTCGGATTCACCTCAAGCCGGACGATTTCAGCAAATTTTCTGTCCCGGAGGGCGGATTCAATCATAGACAGTAGATCGTTTGCCTGCTCCTGGTCGCGTTCGGTAATGGCATTGCGGGTCACTCTGAAAAAATCGCAAGACTCGATAACCATACCTGGGAAAAGTAAATCAAGGTTGTTGGCGATAACGTCTTCTAAAGGGACATATAGATCTTCCTGGCCGATCTTAATAAATCGCGGAGAGATTCCGGAGTCCACCGGAACCTTGATTCTATTAAGATATGCGTGCTTTGAATCGGGGTAACTTACCTTAACCAGAAGGTTTAAGGAGAGGTTGGAGATAAAAGGAAACGGATGTGCCGGATCCATGCCCTGGGGTGTCAGGAGGGGATATACATTATCGAAAAAAAATTTGTCGGCAAATGTCATCTGTTCTTTGGTCAACCGGTCGTAACCTATCAGCACAATTCCTGCTTCAAGGAGCAGTGTCTTTAATTGTACTTCCAACATTTGGTTCTGTTTTAAAATGTCCTGAACAACACGATGGCAGTCGTCAATCTGCTCCTGAGGGGTCCGGCCGTCCACGCTTAGTTTGTGGACCCCGGCGCCGACCATTTGTTTGAGACCACCGATGCGCTTCATGAAAAATTCATCGAGATTGGACCCAACAACCGAGAGAAAAAAGACCCGTTCCAGAAGAGGGGTTCGAGGATCCTGACCTTCATGGAGAACCCGGCGGTTGAATTCCAGCCAGGTCAACTCCCTGTTCAGGAACCATTCAGGGGATTTCAGGTCAAATTCCGTGGATATCTGTTGTTCGATCCGGATGGGCTTGTGTTCTATGAGATCATTGTGTTCATTGAGGGACATGATGCACTCCAAATTATGTTGAGGCCTCTCATATCTTTCTAACAGTTTTCTGCGATATTAACTTCTTATTATAGTTCAGATTTTATTTAAATGTAGGGATAAAATTGCTATGCAGAAAAAAAATGTACTTTTTGTTTGTGAAATGAATACATGTCGCAGCCAAATGGCTGAGGGGTGGGCGTATACCCTTCATTTTGATAAGATTAATGCTTTTTCGGCAGGCATTAGTACCGGACCGCTTGATCCGCTTGCCGTGAAAATTATGGAAGAGGAGGGAATTGACATCTCCGGCCATGAGACCCATGCGGTGAAAGACTTTCTTCAAAAGGATATTGACTGGGTTATAACGGTTTGCGATACTGCCGCCCGGAAATGCCCCAATTTCCCGCCGGAGGTCAATGTTATTTGCCAATCCTTTGATAATCCACCCGAATTAGCACGTAACTTAAAAAATGAAGCGGATAAACTTGCTGTTTATAGACGGGTCAGAGATGAAATTAAAACTTTTGTTGAAGGGTTGCCCGAAAAAATTGCCGGGTAAATAAAGTTTACCTTTGTGATAGTGTTTTTAGCATAACCTGGGGGAGACGGGTGGGACAAGCGTTTTGAGCCCGTTTCCCCTTGGCGTGCCGTCCCTTTAAACCACAGTCAGCAGCATGAAACAATGGGAAAAGCGTCCGCTCTCAGGAATAAAGCAGAGCAGTTTTTCTCCTTTTTTTAATTTCCCCGATTTAAACAGCTCTTCCATAATAATGTAAATGGATGCTGACCCTACGTTTCCCGTATAGGGCAGGTTGGTAAACCATTTTTCATAGGGCACCTCAAATCCGGTCTCTTTCATCACCTGATAAAATTTGTCTCTGAAATAGTGTGATGAGTAGTGGGGCAGGTACCAGTCCACATCTTCGGCTTTTAACTGCCGCTTTTCGGCAATATCCCCCAGGGCCTTTCCCATGGTTTTTACAATGTGGCGGCTCAGCAGGCTGGTGTCCTGTTTAACGGCAAGCAGGTTCTCATTTAATACCTCTTTGCAGGAGTCGGCTTCCCGCCATCCGAAAATGGTGCCATCTTGATTCTGCTTGCCCCCGGCATACATGCAGGTGGGAAGTTCTCCGGCATAGGAGATCATGTCGATCCACTCAATTTTCAATGAAATCCCATGAGCATTCGGCGTGTTGGACAAAAATGCCGCTCCGGCACCGTCGGAAAGCATCCAGCGAAGAAAATCGGCATTGAATGCCAGCAGCGGGGCACTGGCAATATCGGCGTCGGGATCCACGGCCAGGTTGAAAAAATTGGCCCGCATAAAAGACGAGGAGAGCTCAGACCCCGTGCAGACACCATTTGTTGATGCGCCGCTTGCAACGGACATCTGGACATATTTTAATGCGGTCATGCCGCTCAGGCAGATCCCGGATGTGGAGACAATCTCACAGGGGGGCACCCCAAGTTCCCCTGCCACCATCATGCCATGGCCGGGAAGAATTACATCCGGACCTGTGGTGCCGCAGCTTAACACCTGGATATCATCAAGTGTGAATCCGGGGTAAGGGCAAAGCTTTTGCACCGCCCGGGCCGTGAGCTGGGCGTTATTATGGGTGAATTTCCCGGTTGATGGATCAATG
This window contains:
- a CDS encoding 3-isopropylmalate dehydratase large subunit, producing the protein MGKTIAEKIFETHLVDKPFGDVNVLRLDRVFCHEITTPTAVMDLVERGKDRVFDPDKIKAVIDHVSPAKDSKTAMQGKILRDWAQRHNIKDFFDIGENGVCHALFPEKGFVRPGFTIIMGDSHTCTHGAFGAFGAGVGTTDLEVGILKGVCTFKQPETFKIEITGTLRPGVYAKDIILEVIRQITVNGATNMVIEFTGPVVDAMGMDQRMTLANMAVEAGATSGICLPDMTTVEYLWPFIKDEFKTPEDALAEYSQFCSDPDAVYAKTKTIDVTTLEPLATFGFKPDNVKPVSQMTDTRVDQVYIGSCTNGRLEDLREAAAEVAGKKIHPGLRAIVSPATPDIFKAALDEGLIKTFMDAGFCVTNPTCGACLGMSNGVLAEGEVAASTTNRNFNGRMGKGGMVHLVSPATAAATAIHGVLTHSDRFKN
- the ppk1 gene encoding polyphosphate kinase 1; this translates as MSLNEHNDLIEHKPIRIEQQISTEFDLKSPEWFLNRELTWLEFNRRVLHEGQDPRTPLLERVFFLSVVGSNLDEFFMKRIGGLKQMVGAGVHKLSVDGRTPQEQIDDCHRVVQDILKQNQMLEVQLKTLLLEAGIVLIGYDRLTKEQMTFADKFFFDNVYPLLTPQGMDPAHPFPFISNLSLNLLVKVSYPDSKHAYLNRIKVPVDSGISPRFIKIGQEDLYVPLEDVIANNLDLLFPGMVIESCDFFRVTRNAITERDQEQANDLLSMIESALRDRKFAEIVRLEVNPNMSLPLRGMLAAELNIDDEKDVFEVEGIIAKRDLMQIAELDRQDLHFPLHQPVDHPELLGEDPNIFHIIREKGSILLQHPYESFDTSVERFIKEASQDSKVLAIKMTLYRTAKQSRVIQFLIDAAQNGKQVAVVVELKARFDESANIRWARSLEEVGIHVTYGVVDLKTHSKVIFVIRKDFDGLHRYAHIGTGNYHAGTARGYSDLGLFTCDSTIGSDLTELFNYLTTGYTVARKFKKLLPCPNILKKKLLEKICRESKLTGEGEAGLIQLKTNALEDKDITRALYKASQAGVHIDLIVRDSCRLRPGIPGLSENVRVISIVGRFLEHSRIFYFRNGGKEEYFISSADLMKRNLESRVEVCTPVESPRLQALLREMIDIQLNDRHNSWEMQSDGSYVKLQTEQGEEAHSSFDLLIKNAEKRLKTTHRMVVKTGKVKSRKK
- a CDS encoding beta-ketoacyl-ACP synthase III gives rise to the protein MPQPVYINDLSGFLPNQPVLNSQIEDVLGRINEIPSLTKKTMLDNNKIEKRYYAIDPSTGKFTHNNAQLTARAVQKLCPYPGFTLDDIQVLSCGTTGPDVILPGHGMMVAGELGVPPCEIVSTSGICLSGMTALKYVQMSVASGASTNGVCTGSELSSSFMRANFFNLAVDPDADIASAPLLAFNADFLRWMLSDGAGAAFLSNTPNAHGISLKIEWIDMISYAGELPTCMYAGGKQNQDGTIFGWREADSCKEVLNENLLAVKQDTSLLSRHIVKTMGKALGDIAEKRQLKAEDVDWYLPHYSSHYFRDKFYQVMKETGFEVPYEKWFTNLPYTGNVGSASIYIIMEELFKSGKLKKGEKLLCFIPESGRFSHCFMLLTVV
- the leuD gene encoding 3-isopropylmalate dehydratase small subunit, encoding MKDFQGKMLCLDRADINTDEIIPAKYLTEISKFALKPHLLEDLVLDGFNAATDLNDVRVIVTRSNFGCGSSREHAPWALEENGIYVVIAPSFARIFRQNMFNCGMMAIELPEDKIQALFELGAGKTAQLSVDVASQTLTATDAGKELKIEFPISQFDKTLVETGGWVEFADKNY
- a CDS encoding arsenate reductase ArsC; this encodes MQKKNVLFVCEMNTCRSQMAEGWAYTLHFDKINAFSAGISTGPLDPLAVKIMEEEGIDISGHETHAVKDFLQKDIDWVITVCDTAARKCPNFPPEVNVICQSFDNPPELARNLKNEADKLAVYRRVRDEIKTFVEGLPEKIAG
- a CDS encoding HAD-IIA family hydrolase: MRTDKRTYQKSFILDMDGVIYTGSKLISSAADFVHRLKKKDFKFLFLTNNSYHTPKQLKNRLSEMGINVTQDHFYTSAMATASFLSTQKPVDCSAYVIGGQGVIEEFGKHNIKITSENPDYVVLGETEEYDYKKIIEATHLIREGAKFIATNSDLTGPTLRGPVPACGALVAPIEKVTGIAPYFLGKPNPTMMYWARKKMGVHSANCFMIGDRMDTDIIGGLESGMTTCLVLTGVTSRKRISRFPYQPDYVFNNLGEIDPDAILSKRDRVETDL